The DNA region ATCAAAGCGGTCTTTGCTGGGCAGGTTGTAGTCGAGCTGCACGGTGCCGAGCTGCCATTCTCGGCCGATACAGTCGGTGACCACGAAGTCCGCCTTCGGCCCGTAGAAGGCCGCCTCGCCCTGTTCGATCGACATCTCGGGGAGGTTCATCGACTCGCAAACCGCTTGCAGCTCTGCTTCGGCGCGGTCCCAAACCTCGGGACGCCCGACGTACTTGTCGCTGGTCGGGTCGCGGAAACCCAGCCGCACGCGGTAACGGTCCATCCCCAGCGACCGCAGGACTTCTTGGGTCATCTCGATGCAGGCACGGAACTCGCCCGCCACTTGGTCTTCGGTGCAGAACAGGTGGGCGTCGTCCTGGGTGAAGCCTCGGACGCGGGTCATGCCGTTCAGCTCGCCCGATTGCTCGTACCGGTACACGGTGCCGAACTCGGCCAGACGCACCGGCAGGTCGCGGTAGCTGCGCGGCTTGGCCTTGTAGATCATGATGTGGTGCGGGCAGTTCATCGGCTTGAGCAGGTAGCGCTCGCCGTCTTCCATGTCGATCGGCGCAAACTGGCTGTCGCTGTAGTACGGGTAGTGCCCCGAGATCTCGTACAGCTCGACGCGGCCGATATTGGGGGTGTAGACGCTCTCATACCCGCGGCGTCGCAGCTCCCCCTTGAGGTAGTCCTCGAGCGTCTGCCGGATCACGGCGCCCTTGGGGAGCCAAAGGATCAGGCCCGAGCCGACCTTCTGATCGATCGTGAACAGGTCGAGCCGCTTGCCCAACTCGCGGTGGTCCCGCTTCTTCGCCTCTTCCAGCCGGGCCAGGTGCTCCTGCAGGTCCTTCTTGTCGAAGAACGCGGTCGCGTAGAGCCGCTGCAGTTGCTGCCGGTTGGCGTCTCCTTTCCAGTAGGCGCCCGCCACGGACAGCAGCTTGAACGCCTTGCCGATCATCCCGGTGCTGGGGACATGGACGCCCCGGCACAGGTCGACAAACTCCCCCTGCCGGTAGAACGAAACGTGCGACTGATCGCTCAGCCCGGTCTCGATGTGCTCTACCTTGAATTCTTGAGCCAGCTCGCGGCAGAGCGTGATCGCCTCGTCGCGGGGCTTATTGATCCGCTCGAACTCCAGGTCTTCCTTGACGATCTTCGCCATCTCGGCCTCGATCGCAGGGAAATCCTCCTCGGAAAGCGGCTCCTCGAGGGCGAAATCGTAGTAAAAGCCCCCGGCGGTCGTCGGCCCAAAGGCGAGCTGGACCCCCTTATGCAGCCGCATCACCGCCTGAGCCATCACATGGGCGGTGGAGTGTCGCAGGATGGCGAGGGCTTCTGGGTCGCGTTTGGTGATCAGGCGAACCCGCACGTCCCCTTCCGCGGGGAGCGGGGCTGACAGGTCGGCTTGGTCCCCCTCAACAACGGCGGCGACAGCGGCCTTGAGCAGTCCTGCGCCGATATCCGCCGCCAGATCGCGACAAGTGACGGGGCGGTCAAAGTGGCGTTGGCTCCCGTCGGGGAGCAGCACGTTGGTCATCTCAAGCGGCAGGGAAAGGGAGGGGCTGGTTTGCTTCAACTCGTGGGAGTATAAGGAGTTGAGGCGGATTTGCCTACGCCGCATCCGGCCTTGCCGCAGATGGCCAGGACGGGCTCTGGCGGCTAGTGGATCGGCCGCCAGAAACCTTCCGGATTTTCCAAACAAAACACTTGCAAGGTCGCAAGCCGCGTGACTATTATGAGTCCACGCAGAGTGCGGGTACGCCCCTTTTTCGAGTCGACCTCCTGATCTGAGACCTCCAAACTCTTGGAAAGCTAGTGATCTGAGTCGATTCTGTATGGACGCTGCCCAGTGCAGACCCTTTTCGACAGGATTCGTTTAGACAGTACACCGTGATTTTCACTACCACTCAGTTCGCGTCACAGTAAGACGCGAAGAAGCTTTCAGGAGGTGCTCATGTTGCGAAACAAAATGACCCTCGCGGGGATTCCCGCGATCTTTTCTCTCGTCTGCCTCTGCGCTCTTGCCGTTCCCAACGGCGCGCAAGCCGCCATCATTTACGGCGACTTTAGCGATGTCCCCCCCGGGGGCGTGATGTATCTGGATGTCACCGAGAGCTCCTTCTCGGTGCCCGTCCCTCCGAACGCCCTGTACGGCGCCCCGACCGCCACGGGCAACAACCTCGACTTCGACCCCTCCGCTTTCGGCGTTAGCTCTTCGGGCGGCAACTCTGGGGTAGTCGACGGTCAAGTCAGCTTCACGATCATGGCGCTCCCCGGTGCTGGCCTGACGAGCTTTGTGATCGCCGAGCGTGGCGACTACAGCTTTACCGGCGTGACCCCAACGCCGGGCACCTTTGTGTCGGCAAGCGCCGGCGCCACGGTGACGGTCTTGGAAGTTGACGGAGTGGCGTTGGCGAACCCGATCCTGCTGTTCGCTTCCGACACGTTCGTAACGGACTACCCCACCACCGGTGGGGCGCCCTCCACCGGCCTGAAGTCGTGGTCGCTCAACACCACGGTCGACCTGGGCCCGTCGCTTCCCGTCGGGTTTGTTAGCGGCGCCTCGAAGATCGAGGTCTCGATCAACAACCAGCTCAACACCGCCACGACCCTGGGCAACCTGGCCGCGATCGCGAAGAAAGACTTCACGATCATCCCGGTTGGCGACCTGATCCCCAACAACGTGGTTCCCGAGCCGGCGACGTTGTCGCTCGCCGCCCTGGCTTGCCTCGGCTTGGTCGCGGTCCGCCGCGGGAAGAAGTAGCTCCATCTGACTCGGTTGCTTTCGGAAGAGAGCACCTCCGAAACGCAAAAGGGCCGCCCGGGTTTTACCCGGGCGGCCCTTGTTTCGTGGCGTCAACGCGGACGCGATCACGGGCCGCCGTTCTTTTCGTACAGCGGCTCCGGCTGCCACAGGTACAAAAATAGCGGGAGTTCGGCGCGTTGCGACCCCGGAATGCTCAGCGGCGATGCCCCCGTGCCGGGCGTGTTCTGCGTGATGTCGTAAGAAGTAAGTGCGCGGTCGTTGCTGCGCCGGTACATCACGGTTTTCGCCTCAGACACGCCGCCCAACTGCTTGGCCGCTGCAATCGCCTCGTCCAGGTAGCCTACGTGATCGACCAGGCCCTGCTCGATTGCTTGCTCGGTTGTGAACACGCGCCCGTCGAACACGGTGCCGGCAAACGCGGTCGCGTTGGTTTCCTGGGGGTTGCGCGGACGACCTCCCGGCAGTTGTTCGACGATTTGGGGACGAGACTCAACGATCGTGCTTCGCAGCAGGTGGTGGTACTCGGATGCAATGCCTTCTAGAACCTTCTGCTCTTGAGACTCAAGGCCACGCAACGGGCTGCCCATATCCACCATCTCACCGCTGCGGATGGCCCGCTGAGCAACCGGTGGAAGCTCTAACGCTAGCTGACCACTGTTGTCTTCTTCGTCTACGTCGACCTTCTCTAGGTCGTACAGGTTCAAAATGACGCCCAATCCGCCGGTAACCGTTGAAGGCCCCGCATAGACCGCGTCGGCCGCCGAGGCCAAGTAGTAGGCGCCTCCGGCGCCGACGTCCATCAAGCACGCGACCACCGGGCGGCCAGTGCGGCGTCGAAACTCAACGAGGTCGTGCCGCATCATATCGGTCGCCGCCACGGATCCGCCGGGGCTGTTGATCCGTAGAACGACCGCCACAACGCAGGGATCTGCGTCCGCCGCATCGAGCTTCTCACGGAACAGCGAGACGGGGTTCTCGCCCATGGATTGCGGCCCGGTCAGGTTCCCGTTGACCAGCAGGCCATCGACGTCGATTACCGCCACCTTGCGAGCCTGCCATCGGCTGCCGGCGAGCACGTAAGCATTCACGGGCCTGACGTTGCGATCGAGCACGGCAGAAGCCGCGATAGCGCCCTTTGCCTTAACGTCGCCTCGCATGCTTACTTGTGACGGCCCCGAGGCGCAGCCTGCCGCCAGGAGTACGACCGCGGACCACAGTCCTGCGCACCGCGTCGGGCATCTTGGCCAGGATAGAAACATCATCGCACCGAGTGTCGCTGGGGTGGCTAGAGAATGGCGCTAAACTCGCAGCGATCGGCGCCCGGGTTGGCGGTTCCCGCAGGCGCGACCCGCTCAAGGGCCGCCATTCTTTTCGTACAGCGGCTCTGGCTGCCAGATGTAGAGGAACATCGGTAGCTGTGCACGGTCGTAGCCCGGGATACTAAGCGGCAGCAGGCCGCCTCCGGGTGTGTTCTGTGTAATGTCGTACGGAGTAAGCGCGCGGTCCGTATTGCGTCGGTAGAGCACCGTCTTCGCGGTCGTAACCCCCCCGAGGCCACGCGCCGCGGCCAGCGCGTCGTCAAGATAGCCGACGTTGTCGATCAAGCCGAAGTGTAGGGCCTGCTCAGAGGTAAACACCCGCCCATCGAATACGGTGCCGGCGAACTCGTTGGGCAGCTTGCCGGTGGGAGCACTAGCGCCGGTCGCCCCGTTGCGGTCGCCAGGCACGGGTACTTCTTCGGGCAGTCGCTGAACCAGTTGTGATCGCGCCTCCATCACGGTCGCTCGGAGCCGGCGGTGGTACTGCTTGGCGATATCCTCCAGCACGGTTTTCTCTTCTTCGACCATGGCGCGCGTCGGGCTGCCGATATCGACCATCGCGCCGCTCTTGATTGCGCGCTCGAAGATGTTCTGCTGGCTTAGGGCGTCCTCCATATCGTAGAGGTTCAAGATCACCCCTAGCCCGCCGGTCACCGTGGTTGGGTGCGCGTACACCGTATCGGCAGCGGTTGCTAGGCAGTAGGCGCCGCCGGCGCCGACGTCCATCAAACATGCGATCACCGGCAGCCCGGTGCGTAGCTTGAAGGCGACCAGGTCGTGTCGCATCATGTCGGTCGCCGTGACCCCGCCGCCGGGGCTGTTGATCCGCAGCACGACGGCCGCCACGCAGGGGTCGGCGGCCGCGGCGTCCAGCTTCTCGCGGAACAGCGCCACGGGGTTCTCGCCCATCGACTGCAGGCCCACGAGGTTGCGGTTCACCAGCACCCCATCGACGTCGATCACCGCGATCTTCGGGGAGCACTTGGGGCTGCGCGGCAGCGCCCTAGCAGCAACCGGGGTGACGTTGTTGTCGATCACCGTCGACGTCTTCATCGCCCCTTTGGCGGTGATATCGCCGCGCATGCAGACGTACGCCGGGTGGTTCGAGCAACCCGCCACAAGCAACGCGAGCAGCGCGACGCCGTGGCGTGTGTGGATTAGCAGAGTGGGGGCAGAACGGGGCATAGCGCGCCGGCGGTGCGAGGAACGTACGGAAGAACCGTTGCGTTCGGTAGCATCGTCAGCCGCGTGCAAGGGGCTACAAACGCTATTCCCCCAGCCTCGCAGTTTACCCAGCCGCGCAGGTTGCGGCGGGTGCTGGCGCCCTAGGGGGCCGGCGCCGTTTGCGCCACCGCTTTGGCCACCTGAGTGAGCAAAGCCACGTACTTCTGCTGGTCGAACGTCCGCACGCAGGCGGCCTTGGCCAGCTCGGGGGAGAAGGGCACGTCGGTCCCCGGCGGGAGCGACTCGACGGCAAACGCCGTGGCGCTGGGGATGCCGAGCATGTTGAACTGGCCGCCGTCGACGTGCATCCGGCGGTTCTCGTGCAGGTTGGGGGGCAGCAGTTGGGGCGTGGCGTCGATCAGGCGGAAGTCGGCGCCGGGGCCCGGGTCGTCCATCGCCCAGACCAGCACGCCCAGGTCGCCCGTCCGCCGCGAGACCCAGATGAAGTACCGCGCCGTCGTCAGCACGTGCTTGCCGTCGCGCAGCAGGAGCGTCGGCGCGTCGATCACCATCCCGTACCTGTAGCGGGCGGTTTGCTGCGTGTCCTTGAGGGCCGCTTCGTTCCCCGAGAAGACCGAGCCGCCGATGAAGCCAAGGTTGGCCCCAAGCTGGCGGTGCGTGTCGCTGGTGATCACGACGTTGCGTCCCCCGATCGAAGTAGAGAAGCCGATCGCGGCCTTCTCTAGCACGTAGCCATCGTCGCCCTGCTGCACCACGTTGGCCAGCAGGATCAGGTTGAACAGCTCGGCGTACCGCGTGACGGTGCTGTTGACCACGCTGAGGTCGCCGGAGGTGAGCTGGCCGCGGACGAACAAAATCGGGTTCGACCACCCCTGCACGGTGTCGCCCCCCACCACCACGCCGCTGGGGATGCGCGTCAACGGTCGCGGCTGGAAGTCCCAGCCGGCGCCCCCTTGGGCCAGGCAGCTAGAGGCGTAAAGCGCGAGTGCAGGCAGAGCGAGCAGGGCCCGGACGGTGCTGTTTCTCATGGCGGACACAGGCGGGGTTTCTGGGAGGTAGGACGCCAATCAGCAACGCATCCTACGCCCACTTGGTACGCCAATCCATCCCGATTGTTCGCCGCTAGGCGGCTGTCCGCATGCCGGCCGGGTCGGAATCGGCGCCCACCGAGCCCCAGTCGATCAGCGCCGCAGAGGGGGGCAGGCCCATCCGCTCGCGGAGCCGGGCGGTCCAGTGGGCGGTGAAGTTTTCTGCCGAGTTGTACCGGACAAACCCTCGGGCGCCCTCGTTCGGGCGATGCCCCGCGGAGCGATCCAGCGCCCGCCGGACGCACGCCGCGAGCTGCTGGGGCGACCCCGCCGGCTCGCAGCCGGCCGCCACGCAGGCTTCCCCAAGCCCGAACCGCCGCACCACCGCGCCGCACCAGCCGTAGTCGGCGCACACCACCGGCTTGCCGGCGGCGACGGCGCGCGTGACGACGCTGGAGGAATAAGGGTGCCCGGAGTACAACGCGGAAACCGCGTCGCTCGCCGAGAACGCGGCGGCGAACTCGTCCGACGAGAGCATCCGATCGAGCAACACCACCCGGCCCGAGCGGACCAGGTCGGCGTACTCGCTTTCGATGAGCGTGCGGATGCTTGGCTCGCAGCGGCCCGCCAGCAGCAGCCCATCGCCGGGCGCGAACAGTTCGGGGTGCTCCCGAAAGGCGCGCAGCAGGGGCGCCACCCCCTTGTTGTGGCGGAGTTGCCCCAGGACCCCCAGGCGCCTCCCTGCCAGCGGCACACCGAGCCGCCCCCGGGCCTGTTGCAGCGGGACCAGCGGCTGGTGTTCGACGGGGTCGGGCAGCGGGCGGCTCTTGCGGGCCAGCGGCCCGTAGCTGGCCGCGCCGAACGCGGCCGCCTGTGGGTCGAAGCTGAAGACCGTACGCCACGGCTCGTGGGAGAGCTTGCGGAAGCGCTGCCAGCGACGAAAGTTGGCGCGCCACCGCGACCGGCGGTCGAGGCACGGGTAGAAATAAGCGCCGCCGATGACTAGCGTCTCTGCTTCCACCCCAGCGGCGCCGAGCAGCCGTTGCCAGCCGGCGCCGGCGGGCGCATAGCTGGCCAGGCTGGTGCCGTCGGTCACGTAAACGTGCTGGGCGCGCGACTGGGCGATCGCCTGACTAAGCATCCCGCCCACCTCCGCCACGTGCCGACGGCGCTGGACCCCGGCCTCGTGGTGCGCGGGACCGTCGAGCACAATCCGTCGCAACGAGCCGCGTCTCGCGAGGTGCGTCTGCCATTCCTCGGAACGGGCGCCCGCCGCGGAGGTAGCGAGCGTCACCTCACAGCCAAGCCCGCGCACCGCGTCGGCGAGCATGCCGACGTGGGCGTAGTGGTGGCCCAAGTACTCGGGCTCGAAGATCAGCGTGCGCACGTCGGTTCCAGCCTCCGCGGTAAAGCGGTGAGGCTAACAACGGACCCACAATCTGCGGAAGCCCAATAGCTGCCGACCTACGGTCGGCGCGTGTCGCGAGAGCCAGTCGGGCCTTGAGAACGCGCCGACCGTAGGTCGGCGGCTATCGGCGGACCTGCGACCTGCTAGCAGGGGTCAGTGTGATTGCCGCAGCGCGTCCGCGGGCGCCAGCTTGGTGGCGTGCATCGCCGGGATTACGCCGCCGAGGACGCCGACGATCACCGCCACGGCCATCCCCTGGCCGACGACGGCCGAGTCGATCCGCGAATTGACCATCATCGCCTGGGGCAGCAGGGTCAGCAGCCACACGATCAGGAAGGCCACCCCTACCCCCAACAGCCCCCCAAAAACGCTCAGCAACACCGACTCGCCGAGGATCATCTTGCCGACCCGGCTGCGGGTCCAGCCGACGGCGCGCAACAGGCCGATCTCGCCGGTGCGTTCTTGCAGCGACATAATCATCGTGTTGAGCATCCCGAGCGTGCCGACCACCATCGCGATGGCGCTGGTGAGCCACGCCATGCCGATCGCGAGCCGGATCTCCTGCAGGTTCTCCACGTGCTCCTTGGTGGGCTTGGCGACGATGCCGCGCTCCATCTTCTCTACCTCAGACTTGATCCGCGCCATCGCCTCTTTATCGTTGGGATCGTCCAGCACGATGCTGATGCCGGTTACCTGCCCCTCGCGGTCCATCATGTACTGGTGCTGCTTGAGCGAGAGCACGACCGCCGCGTTGTCGAGCTGGCTGTCCGCCTCGTAGATACCGACGATCTCGTACGGCTCGCCGGGGATCAGCTCCAGCGTGTCGCCGACGTTCTTCTCGACCGCCTTGGCGAGTCCTGCGCCCAGCATCGCCGCCGCCCCGTCGTCGACCGTTAGCTTGCGGCCCGACGTCATCCGGTAGTGGTCGAACACAAACGTGCCGGGCACCAGCCCGTTCACGGGCACCACCTGCAGGCCGTAGTCGTTGAGCGAGATGATGTCGACCGAACCGGGGATCACGTCTTTCACGCCCGGCAGCGCAGCGATCTTGTCCGAGATCTCCTCGGGGATGGCGCTGGTGAGCTTGCGGGCGCCCCCCTCGCGGGTCACCAGCATGTCGATGCCCAGTTCCTGGTAGAAGCTCTTAAAGGTGTCGAGGAACCCCGTCGAGATGCCGACAAGCGCCACTACGCTCGCCACCGCGATCGCCACCGCGCTTGCGGTCAAGAACGACCGCCATTTGCGGCGCATGACGTTGCGGAACAAGAACGAAATGAAGTTCATCGACGGCGCCGTTGGTTGGGTCTACGTTTAGTTAACCACAGAGTCTCAGAGGACACCGAGATGGGTTGAGAAAGCAGGTCAGCCACGAAAAGGCGCAAGGAGTTTTATTGTTGCGAAACAATTGAGCCCGGTCAGACCAACACTCCCATCTGCCGCCTGACTGCGACGTATCTCGTGCTTGCTTGCGCCTCTCCGAGGCAAACATCCGTCCGTTTTTCGTCTCTACGGCGGATCGACCTACTCGGCGACTTCTTCGCTAGCCTTGGCCAGCTTGCGGCGGAAGTCGGTTACGTTGTTCTTTACCACGATCGGCAGCTTCGACGCCAACAGGTTGCGGCCCTTGAACCAGTCGTACGGTTCAACAAACACGCCGTGGCACTCCACCAGGATCGCGCCCGGCTCGAACTTCAGCTCGGTGGTCTGCAGGTAGCCCGCCAGGCCGCGCCACGGTTGGGGTTCGCCGAGGTCCTCGTCCCCCTGGGCGCCGCGGGGGATCTCTTGCCAGACCGTCGGGAAGTCTTTGTCGTCAAGCATCGAAACGGGCGACATGGAAGACTCCACCAGCATCGCCTGGAAGTCGCGCCCGTCTCCCTCCACGATGCCGGCGATCATCACCTTCTCGATCAACGGGAAGCGGAACCGCGTCAGGTGGTGGCGGCTAGCGCCCTTGAGCTGAAGGTCGAAGCCGCGCTCTTGGCACTCCTGCTGGGTGAGCCCCTCACCGTACTTCTCGAACCCGTCTTCTTCTGCCTCCCTGCCCTCTCCGCCGCGTCCTCCGCCGAGCACGCTCTGCATCAGGTCCTTGTCCCGCACCACAGCGAGCTTGCCGTACGCCACGAACGCTAGATCGAGCGTCCGCACCTTGGCGGATGGGAGCTCGGCGCCCGCTTCGCCGATCGAAAGCTCAAACGGGGAAACCACGGAATCCTTCATGAACTGTTCCATCCTCAACTCGCCAACGAGCGCCGCTACCGCCGCCCGTTGGGCTTCTGCGTCCATTGACGCATCGACCGTCGGGGGCGACACGATGACACGCACCCCCTCGGCGACCTCAAACCCCTCGGTCGCCAACTCATTGACCACCGGGTGGGGAGAAAGCGGCTCCGCGGCGAAGCAGGGGCCGGCCAACAGGACGAGCAGCGATGCAAGTGAGAAGTACGTCGAGGTAGTGTGCATGATCTGCCGTTTCTGAGTCCAGTAGGCAAGGACTTGGAGGCGTGTAGGCCGGAACAAGCCCGCGGTAGCGGGCGCAGTTCCGGCATAGGGCGGGTACTCAGCCGCTTGCCGGAACGGCGCCTGCCTGCGGCGGTCTTGTTCCGGCCTACGGGATTGCGTACGACCTACCAACGCAGGCCGAACTTGTCGCCGCCCGACTTGTGGCTCATCCCCCCCTTGAGCTTCGAACGGTCCATCCGCGGGCGGTTCTCCTGCGGCTCCGGTTCTGCCTCGGGCTCGGGGCGGGACTGCTCCCGTTCGGGCCGCGCCTTGAGCGCCCGCAGCGACAGGCCGATCCGCTGTTTCTCCAGGTCGACGCTCACCACCTTGGCCTCGACCTGCTGGCCCTCGGTCACGACGTCGGTCGTGCGCATCACCCGGCCGTGGTCGAGCTCCGAGATGTGGATCAGCCCCTCGACGCCCGGCGCCAGCCGGACAAAGGCGCCGAAGTCCATCGTCTTCGAGACGGTCCCCTTGGCGTTGGAGCCGACCGGGAAATCGCTCTCGACCGTTTCCCAGGGGTTGGCGACCGACTCGCGGTAGCTCAGCGCGATCTTGCCGGTCTCGCGGTCGATCTTTTCTACCTTGACCTTAATCGTCTGACCCTCGGTGAGCACGTCCTTGGGGTGGTTCACCCGCTCCCAGCTCAGCTTGCTGACGTGCACCATGCCGTCGACGCCCCCCAGGTCAACAAACGCGCCAAAGTCGCGGAGGCTGCGGACCACCCCTTCGCGGGTCTGGCCGGGGGCGATCTCCGCCAGCAGCTTCTCGCGGTTCTCGGCCCGCTCGCGCTCCATCAGCGCACGGTGGCTGAGCACCAGGTTCTTGCGGCTCTTCTTGGCCTCGGTGATCACGCAGCTCAGCCGCTGACCGACGTACTCCTCGGGCTGCTCAACGCGGTAGATCGAGATCTGCCCCATCGGCATGAAGCCGCGGATGCCGGCCACCTGGCACTCCAGGCCCCCCTTGTTCACGCCGGTGATGTTGACCTCTACGACCTGGCCCTCTTGAACCTCGTCCCAGTTGCCGACGTCGACCGTGCCGGTCGGCATCGTGACTTCGTAGTAGCCCTCGTCGGCGTTGAGCTTGATGACAACCACTTCGACCTGGGCGCCCACCTCCGGCGGGGTCTCGCCGAACTGCCGCATCGGCAGCAGCCCCTGTTTGACGCCGCCGAGGTCGACGAACACGTCTTCGCCGTGGATCTTGCTGATGGTGCAGGTGAGGCGAGTCTCGGCCGCGATCTCGCGGACCGCTTCGCGCGAAGAGGCGTTGTCGAGGATCTCGCCCACTTCTTGCCCGGCGACCATCGCGTCGAACTCTGCCTGCAGGTCGTCGCTAAGCTGGCTGCGGATGTTCGGTGGGGGGTACTTGCCCGGAGGGGGGGAGCTGGGCTCGCGCGGCCTGTCACCGGCGGGGCCGGGCGACACCGGCTTGGCGACAGCGGGCTCATCTACCGTGCGACCGCCGATCTTGATCCGCTCGCTGGGACGGGCGTCGTCTGCGGTCGGCTCGGTCCCCGTCGCGCTGGCGAGCGCTTCGGACACCATCTCGCTGACAACCGGCGCCGGCTCGATATGCACCGGCTCGAACGAGCCCTGGTCAGCCGCGGGCGTCGGCAAAGCGGATTGACCCGGCGCTTGCTCAACGGATTGATCAGCGACGGGCGCCGGATCAACCGACGGCTGCGCCGCGGGGGCCTCGGCTGGCGCGGGCTCGTCGGGCCGCGGCATGGCGGCCTGCTCGGGGGCTGCCTGCTCGGGGGCGGCCTCCTGCGGCTGCCCCGCGGGGGGCGCCCCTTCGACCTGCTGGGGACCAGACGGGTCGCTAGCGACGGGACCAGACGCTTCCGGCTTCAACTCTTCAGACATCACTCTCTAAGCCTTGAGGGCACACCAGGCGCGCATCGTCGACGACACCGCCGACGCAGCGACCCAGAAGTCTAACCTGCCGCCATGGCTAAAAAAAGCCTCTCGCACAGGTGCAGGGACGGGCAGCCGGGGCTTCCGCTGCGCGGCGCGCCTCCTACTCCCCTTCTCAACACGCGTCCGTCAGCCCAGCAGCTCGCGCAGGTGGAAGTGGAACTTGCCCAGCTTGCCGCCGTAGTTGCCCGCGCTGATGGCCGGGATCCCCGGCCCGGCGGCGGCGTGGATGGCCCTTTGCATCGCGGCGGCCACGGCCTGCTCGTCCTGGCCGTTGATGACGATCTCGTAGGCGCAGTTGGCCTCGGGGGCGAGCTGGGTCTCCAGTCGGCCGCGGAGCGAGGGGCAAAACGCCTGGTTGGTGCTGGCGACCATGCCGGCATACTTGGCGCCCACCTTGCTGCCGCTACGCACCACCCCCCCGGGGAACGGGGTAATCGTCCCCGGCAGCGGGGCGACCGCTTCGACCGCGCGGCGCGCAGCGTCGAGCGCCCCCTGCTGCGTTCTGCTCTGGATGATGATGTTCCCGCCGGCGACCCCCTTGGCCACCCCAAACGACTCCTCACAGACAAACTCGCCGTCCATCACCGGCACACGCCAGAAGCGGCGATCGAGGTGGCGCTTGCTCTTCTGGTAGCCGTCGCCGAAGAACCGCAGGTGGCTGCCCAACGCAAACCGGTCGTCGGCCCCGGGCAGCGCGTCGAAGACCGCCGACGTGGCGCAGGTCATCACGCACTGCCCCACCCGGTTCGGGACCGCCTTGGCGAGGGCGTCGCCCGAGAACCCAAACGCCATGACCAGCGCGCCGGGCCGACCGTCGGGCGAGTCGTCCGCCGCCAGCATCCGCTCAACGCCCACCTCCGC from Pirellulimonas nuda includes:
- a CDS encoding 30S ribosomal protein S1; its protein translation is MSEELKPEASGPVASDPSGPQQVEGAPPAGQPQEAAPEQAAPEQAAMPRPDEPAPAEAPAAQPSVDPAPVADQSVEQAPGQSALPTPAADQGSFEPVHIEPAPVVSEMVSEALASATGTEPTADDARPSERIKIGGRTVDEPAVAKPVSPGPAGDRPREPSSPPPGKYPPPNIRSQLSDDLQAEFDAMVAGQEVGEILDNASSREAVREIAAETRLTCTISKIHGEDVFVDLGGVKQGLLPMRQFGETPPEVGAQVEVVVIKLNADEGYYEVTMPTGTVDVGNWDEVQEGQVVEVNITGVNKGGLECQVAGIRGFMPMGQISIYRVEQPEEYVGQRLSCVITEAKKSRKNLVLSHRALMERERAENREKLLAEIAPGQTREGVVRSLRDFGAFVDLGGVDGMVHVSKLSWERVNHPKDVLTEGQTIKVKVEKIDRETGKIALSYRESVANPWETVESDFPVGSNAKGTVSKTMDFGAFVRLAPGVEGLIHISELDHGRVMRTTDVVTEGQQVEAKVVSVDLEKQRIGLSLRALKARPEREQSRPEPEAEPEPQENRPRMDRSKLKGGMSHKSGGDKFGLRW
- the fhcD gene encoding formylmethanofuran--tetrahydromethanopterin N-formyltransferase; translation: MKIGPTLIADTYAEAFRMRFARLCVTAIDPHWLDAALREFCGYGSSVIGCDAEVGVERMLAADDSPDGRPGALVMAFGFSGDALAKAVPNRVGQCVMTCATSAVFDALPGADDRFALGSHLRFFGDGYQKSKRHLDRRFWRVPVMDGEFVCEESFGVAKGVAGGNIIIQSRTQQGALDAARRAVEAVAPLPGTITPFPGGVVRSGSKVGAKYAGMVASTNQAFCPSLRGRLETQLAPEANCAYEIVINGQDEQAVAAAMQRAIHAAAGPGIPAISAGNYGGKLGKFHFHLRELLG